The nucleotide sequence CTGCAAGGCCCTTTGCTGCCAGGCACATTGTTATAGACGAGGTAAGTGTAGTCTTACCGTGATCAACGTGACCTATAGTACCGATATTTACGTGTGGTTTAGTGCGTTGGAATTTTTCCTTTGCCATTGTATGCTCCTTTTGTTTTACTTACTTACAATCTTTTCCGCTATATTTTTAGGCACTTCTGCGTAATGAGAAGGCTCCATTGTATATGATGCCCTACCCTGTGTCAAGCTCCTTATGGCTGTTGCGTAACCAAACATCTCTGCTAGAGGCACATCACCCTTTACTGCCTTTACATTAGCCTTTTGCTCTATTTCCCTGATCTTGCAACGCCTTGAATTCAGGTCACCTATGACATCGCCCATATAATTTTCCGGGAAGATAACTTCAAGATTCATTATAGGTTCCATAAGTTTACACCTGGCCTTTTTCAAGCCATCCGTAAACGCGATCGAGCCAGCCATCTTAAAAGCGATCTCTGAAGAATCAACCTCATGAAAAGACCCGTCGATCAGATTGACCTCTGTATCTATTACAGGATAGCTTGCCAGCACGCCTGTCTTTGATGCCATTTCAATCCCGTTTTTAACAGCCGGGATATACTCTCTAGGTATGGCGCCGCCCACGATCTTATTCTTAAATTCTATGCCAGTGCCTGGTTCACCTGGTTTCATGATAATAACAGCATGACCATACTGTCCTCTGCCGCCTGACTGCTGTATAAATTTACCAACTGACCTGACCTCTTGAGTAGGCATTTCTTTGTAGGCTACCTGTGGCACGCCTGTCTTTGCCTCTACCTTGAACTCGCGAAAGAGCCTGTCTATGATTATCTCGAGATGCAACTCTCCCATACCTGATATAAGAGTCTGTCCTGTTTCATTGTTGTAACGCACTCTGAAGGTCGGATCTTCTTCCTGTAATTTATTGAGCGCGAGGCCGAGTTTGTCCTGGGCTACCTTTGTAGATGGCTCTATTGCCATAGAAACCACGGGCTCTGGAAAATGCATCTTCTCTAATATAACAGGATAATCCTGTTCGCAAAGCGTATCACCTGTGCGCGCATTCTTCAGCCCCACAACACCCACTATATCACCAGCGCCTGCCTCATCCACTATCTCCTGCTTATTGGCATGCATACGCACTATCTTGCTCAAACGCTCTTTTCGGTCGCGGCTTATATTGTAAACATAAGAACTTTTTTGCACTGTACCTGAATATATCCTTATATATGTGATCCTGCCCACATATGGATCTGTTGCTATTTTAAAACAGAGCGCGCAAAACGGCTCGTCATCATCTGTCTTCCTGAATATATCCTCATCTGAATCAGGGCTCACACCTTTAATAGGAAGTATGTCTAGCGGGGACGGCAGGCATTCGCACACTGCATCCAGCAGCATCTGCACGCCTTTATTCTTAAAAGCAGCGCCGCACAATATCGGCACAAACATATCCTTAACAACTGCCTTACGAAGAACAGCGCGTATCTCAGGTTCTGTTATCTCCTGGTTATGGATATATTTATCCATCATTTTCTCATCATGCTCTGCTAATTTTTCAATAAGGTCATGCCTGTATATCTTTACTTCTTCCATTTTGTCTGCGGGTATTTCGTCTTCTTCAAAATTATCATCTACCCTGTCTTCCTTAAACATATAAGCCTTCATACCAATAAGATCTATTATTCCTTTAAAATTATCTTCGCTGCCAATGGGAAGCTGTATGGGAAATGCGTTTGCAGCCAGCATATCTTCCATCTGCTTTGTTACCTTTGCAAAATCAGCGCCCACGCGATCCATCTTATTTATAAAAGCTATTCTCGGGACCTTATACTTATCTGCCTGGCGCCACACTGTCTCTGTCTGCGGTTGCACGCCGCCCACTCCGCAGAATATAACCACCGCGCCATCCAGCACCTTCAGCGATCGCTCGACCTCTGCTGTAAAATCCACATGGCCTGGAGTATCAATGACATTTATTCTGCAATCCTTCCAATTACAACTCGTAGCTGCTGAAGTAATAGTAATGCCCCGCTCCTGCTCCTGCTCCATCCAGTCCATGGTCGCAGTGCCTTCATGCACCTCGCCGATCTTATAGAGCCTGCCTGCATAATAGAGCATTCTCTCAGTAGTCGTGGTCTTTCCAGCGTCTATATGAGCAATAACTCCTATGTTCCTTAATTTTTGTAAGGGTATTTCTCTAATCATATGTCTATTATTTGTTCTCTGTTGTGCTTCGACCGCCATTTTTACTCTCTATACCTTTCATTACCATCTATAATGCGCAAAGGCCTTGTTGGCCTCTGCCATCCTGTGCATGTCATCTCTCTTTTTCATTGCAGAACCCTGCTTCTTAAATGCCTCCATGATCTCATCCGCGAGCTTCTCTTCCATGGGCCTGCCTTTTTTCTGTCTTGCAAAATCCCTTAGCCAGCGCATTGCAATAGATGTGCCCCTGTCGCTCTTTACTTCAATAGGCACCTGATAAGTAGCTCCTCCAACCCTTCTTGGTTTTATCTCTAAAAGAGGTCTTACATTATCAATTGCCGTTTGCAATAGCTCTAAAGAATTGGTGTTATCTGCCTTTTTTGAAACTACATCAAGCGCATTATATACAATACGTTCTGCAACAGCCTTCTTGCCCTGCTCCATGACTACATTGACAAACCTGGTGATAAGCTTGCTATTATATTTAGGATCAGGTAATACGTCTCGTTTTTCTGCTCGTCTTCTACGCATCTTTCCCTCACTTGCTCGAGGCTGGACCTCGGCTTTTTTTAAAAAGCCGAGGTCCAGCCTCGGAACTTACGCTTTTGGTCGTTTTGCGCCGTACTTTGAGCGGCTCTTTTTCCTGTTTGCCACGCCTGCTGTATCGAGCGTGCCTCTTACTATGTGATACCTCACACCAGGAAGGTCTTTTACCCTGCCGCCCCTGATTAAAACTATCGAATGCTCTTGAAGATTGTGCCCTTCTCCTGGTATATAGGATGTTACCTCTATACCATTGGTCAGCCTTACTCTGGCAACCTTTCTCAACGCAGAGTTAGGTTTTTTCGGAGTCTGTGTCTTTACCTGCAGGCACACGCCCCTTTTCTGAGGACACGCATTAAGCGCACGCGATTTTGTCTTTCTGGACTTCGAACTCCTGCCGTATTTTATTAATTGACCGATCGTTGGCATATCTATTCCTTGTCCTTTTTCTCTTGCTGCTTATTACTTTCTTTTTCCTTCTCACCGCCTATTTTTACCATCTCTATATTCCTGTGCGCCTTGAACCCAGTGCCAGCTGGAATCAAATGCCCCATGATGACATTCTCTTTCAGCCCTCTGAGCTCGTCTATTCTTCCGCTTACAGCAGCCTCTGTCAAAACCTTGGTCGTCTCCTGGAAACTCGCTGCTGATATAAAACTCTCTGTGGAAAGCGATGCCTTTGTGATCCCTAAAAGTATTGGCGCTGCGCTGGCAGGTTTACCTTTTTTCTTCGTTATCTTTGCATTCTCTTCCTGGAAAATCCGCTTGTCCACCTGCATGTCAACCAAAAACTCTGTATCGCCAGAGTCCTCTATCTTGACCTTCTTGAGCATCTGCTTAACTATGGTCTCTATATGTTTATCGTTTATCTTTACACCCTGCAGCCTGTATACCTCCTGCACTTCATTCACGAGATATTCCTGCAGCCTCTTCTCGCCGCTTACCTTTAATATATCCTGCGGGTTGATAGGTCCATCAACGAGCTGGTCGCCTGTTGAAACCCTGTCACCCCTGTAGACATTCAAATGTTTGCCATGCGGTATGATGTATTCCTTTGTCATACCAGAGGATGCTTTAACAATGATCCTGCGCTGACCTTTTTTAGCTGCGGCAAACTCCACGATCCCGTCTATCTCGCTTATCATCGCGGGATCTTTTGGTTTTCTTGCCTCAAAAAGCTCTGCGACCCTTGGCAGGCCTCCAGTGATATCCTTTGTCTTACTGACCTGCCTGGGTGTCTTCGCGATCAACTCTCCTGCCTTTACATTCCCTCCATCCTGACAAACAATGTGCGCCCCTGCAGGTATCGGATAAATCGCCGCGACTTCTTTCTTCTCATTCTCTATAACTATCTGCGGATGATACTCACCCTTGTGCTCTATAATAACGCGGCCAGTACGACCTGTTGCCTCGTCAAGTTCCTCCACCATAGTCACTTCTTCCACAATATCCTCGTACCTAACCTTTCCACTCACCTCTATCAATATAGGTGAAGTATACGGGTCCCATCTTATAAAAATAACACCTTTATCGATCTCCTGGCCATCCTTTACAGTCAATGTAGATCCTGAAGGCACCATATATTTTTCAAGTTCCCTGCCACTCTCGTCGTTTATGCTTACCTGGCCATTGCGGTTCAATGCTATAATGTCGCCTGATTCCTGCTGCACTATCCTGAGGTTATGATACTTGACAACACCCTTTGACCTGGATTTTATAAACGATTGTTCTATAATTCTTGACGCTGTTCCGCCGATATGAAATGTTCTCATGGTAAGCTGTGTTCCTGGCTCACCTATGGACTGGGCTGCGATCACGCCAACAGCTGTACCAAGCTCGACGATCTTGCCTGTAGCAAGGTCTCTGCCATAACACTTAGCGCACACGCCATACTTTGCCTCGCATGTAAGCACGCTGCGTATGCGTATCTTTTCTATGCCAGCGGATTCTACACGCGCGGCAGATTCTTCGCTTATCTCGCTGCCAGACTCTACGATATTCTCATCAGTAATAATATCCGCGATATTATCCACTGCCACCCTTCCTATGATCCTCTCTCTTAAAGGAACGACCTCTTCATCCGCCTCGATGATCGCGCTTACAAGTATGCCGTTCATCGTGCCGCAATCATCTTCTCTTATAATGACATCCTGCGCTACGTCCACAAGGCGTCTAGTAAGATAACCAGAGTCTGCTGTTTTAAGCGCTGTGTCTGCCAGGCCTTTTCTTGCGCCGTGAGTAGAGATAAAATATTCGAGCACTGTAAGGCCTTCTTTAAAATTAGCAGTGATCGGTGTCTCGATGATCTCTCCTGATGGCTTTGCCATAAGTCCGCGCATACCTGCCAGCTGTCTGATCTGCTGCTTTGAACCCCTTGCCCCGGAATTTGCCATCATAAATATTGGATTAAAAACACTCAACCCCTTAAATAAAAGATCTGACACCTTATCTGTCGCATGTGTCCATATATCAACGATCTTGTTGTATCTTTCTCGTTCCGTTATAATACCTTTTCGATATTGATCCTCGACTGAATTTACCTCTTTCTTTGAAGCTGCCAGCACCTTTTTCTTTTCTGTCGGAATATGCAGGTCTTCCACTGAAATAGAAATGCCTGCCAGTGTCGCAAATTCAAAACCAGTATCCTTGATGTCGTCCAGGAGCTTTACAGTGACATCATGACCAAACTGCTTATAACAATCACCTATGACCTTACTGAGATTTGATTTCTCCAGCATGATATTTACGTAAGGCATGCCTTTTGGCAATATGCGATTAAATATGACCCTTCCCGCGGTCGTCTCGATCATCTCTCCATCGATCCTTATCTTTATCTTCGCGTGCATCTCTATCTCTCTGTCATAAAGCGCGATCTCTGCCTCTTCTCTGTCCGCGAAAACCCTGCCTTCTCCTTTTGCGCCTGGCTCTTCTCCGGTCAGATAATAACAGCCCAGCACTATATCCTGCGTCGGTGTTATAATAGGCCTGCCGTCAGACGGAGAAAATATGTTATTAGACGAAAGTATCATGAGCCTTGATTCCATCTGCGCCTCTGTTGAGAGGGGCACATGCACCGCCATTTGGTCACCGTCAAAATCAGCATTGAACGCAGTACAGACGAGCGGGTGGATCCTAATCGCCTTACCTTCTATTAATATGGGCTGAAACGCCTGTATCCCGAGCCTGTGTAAGGTAGGCGCCCTGTTTAAAAGTACAGGATGTTCCTTTATTACATCGTCCAAGATATCCCATACCTCAAGCCTTGCCTTTTCCACCATACGCTTTGCGCTCTTTATTGTATGAACAAATCCTTTTTCCTTTAACTTCTTTATGATAAATGGCTCGAATAACTCCAGCGCCATCTTTTTTGGAAGTCCGCATTCCCATAGCTTCAATTCAGGTCCGATCACAATAACGCTCCTGCCTGAATAGTCAACGCGTTTTCCTAAAAGATTTTGTCTAAAACGGCCCTGTTTGCCTTTTAACATATCACTCAAAGACTTAAGCGGCCTATTCGCGGGACCAAGCACTGGCCTGCCATGTCTTCCATTGTCAAAAAGTGCATCCACTGATTCCTGAAGCATGCGTTTTTCATTGCGTATAATAATATCAGGCGCCTTTAATTCCAATAGCTTCTTAAGGCGGTTATTCCTATTTATAACGCGTCGGTATAGATCATTCAGATCACTCGTAGCAAACCTGCCGCCCTCAAGAGGCACGAGCGGCCTTAGATCCGGTGGAATAACAGGTACGATATCTATTACCATCCAGTCTGCTTTATTGCCGGATTTATTTATTGCCTCTATTGTCCGGAGTCGCTTAAGTATCTTTCTTTTTGCCAGTTCTGATTTCTGTCCATGAAGGTCTACTTTTAATTCCTTTATCATCTTGCCCAGATCCAGTTCAGCCAAAAGCTCCCTTATGCCTTCAGCGCCAATCATGGCCTTGAACTTGGTACCATACTCCTCTACATACTTCCTGTATCTCTCTTCATTCAGGAGTTCCTTTTTCTTGAGCGGGGATTCTCCTGGATCTATGACAATATATTCTTCGTAATAAATCACTCGCTCTAATTCTCGCATGCCAATATTTAAAAGAAGCGCCATGCGGCTCGGCAATGCCTTAAAGAACCAGATATGCGAACACGGCGCAGCCAGCTCTATATGGCCCATCCTGTCGCGCCTGACCTTGGAGAGCGTAACTTCTACACCGCAACGGTCGCACACTATACCTTTATATTTAATGCGCTTGTACTTTCCGCAGCTGCATTCCCAGTCACGTGTTGGCCCGAATATCTTTTCGCAAAAAAGTCCATCCTTCTCAGGCCTGAGCGTCCTGTAATTAATGGTCTCGGGCTTCTTTACCTCGCCCTTTGACCACGATCTGATAACCTCAGGAGAAGCAATCTTTATTGAGATAAAATCGAAATTACCAAATTCTTCTTTTATCATTATTTTTTCTTCCTTTTTGCTTTTTTGCGCGCCTTGCGCAGCTCCTTAAGTTCTTCTTTTGAGACGACAACGGGTGAGATCCCGCCATCTTTATATTCTGTCCTTATGTCCAAACACAGGCTTTGCAATTCCTTGACCAATACATTAAATGATTCAGGTGTCCCTGGATGAAGCGCATTCTCGCCTTTTACTATGGACTCATATACCTTTGTCCTTCCGCTGACATCATCACTCTTTACAGTCAAGAGCTCCTGCAGTGTATACGCGGCGCCATATGCCTCGAGCGCCCATACTTCCATTTCTCCGAACCTCTGTCCTCCGAATTGCGCCTTTCCGCCAAGAGGCTGCTGCGTTACAAGTGAGTACGGGCCTATTGAACGCGCGTGGATTTTATCATCGACCAGATGCGCGAGCTTCATCATGTATATGTAACCTACTGTTACCTTTTGTCCGAATCTTTCTCCTGTCTTCCCGTCATGCAGCGCTACCTTTCCATTCTCTGGGAGACCTGCCTGCTTTAACCAATCC is from Candidatus Gorgyraea atricola and encodes:
- the rpsL gene encoding 30S ribosomal protein S12, producing the protein MPTIGQLIKYGRSSKSRKTKSRALNACPQKRGVCLQVKTQTPKKPNSALRKVARVRLTNGIEVTSYIPGEGHNLQEHSIVLIRGGRVKDLPGVRYHIVRGTLDTAGVANRKKSRSKYGAKRPKA
- a CDS encoding GTP-binding protein, which codes for MAKEKFQRTKPHVNIGTIGHVDHGKTTLTSSITMCLAAKGLA
- the rpoC gene encoding DNA-directed RNA polymerase subunit beta', with amino-acid sequence MIKEEFGNFDFISIKIASPEVIRSWSKGEVKKPETINYRTLRPEKDGLFCEKIFGPTRDWECSCGKYKRIKYKGIVCDRCGVEVTLSKVRRDRMGHIELAAPCSHIWFFKALPSRMALLLNIGMRELERVIYYEEYIVIDPGESPLKKKELLNEERYRKYVEEYGTKFKAMIGAEGIRELLAELDLGKMIKELKVDLHGQKSELAKRKILKRLRTIEAINKSGNKADWMVIDIVPVIPPDLRPLVPLEGGRFATSDLNDLYRRVINRNNRLKKLLELKAPDIIIRNEKRMLQESVDALFDNGRHGRPVLGPANRPLKSLSDMLKGKQGRFRQNLLGKRVDYSGRSVIVIGPELKLWECGLPKKMALELFEPFIIKKLKEKGFVHTIKSAKRMVEKARLEVWDILDDVIKEHPVLLNRAPTLHRLGIQAFQPILIEGKAIRIHPLVCTAFNADFDGDQMAVHVPLSTEAQMESRLMILSSNNIFSPSDGRPIITPTQDIVLGCYYLTGEEPGAKGEGRVFADREEAEIALYDREIEMHAKIKIRIDGEMIETTAGRVIFNRILPKGMPYVNIMLEKSNLSKVIGDCYKQFGHDVTVKLLDDIKDTGFEFATLAGISISVEDLHIPTEKKKVLAASKKEVNSVEDQYRKGIITERERYNKIVDIWTHATDKVSDLLFKGLSVFNPIFMMANSGARGSKQQIRQLAGMRGLMAKPSGEIIETPITANFKEGLTVLEYFISTHGARKGLADTALKTADSGYLTRRLVDVAQDVIIREDDCGTMNGILVSAIIEADEEVVPLRERIIGRVAVDNIADIITDENIVESGSEISEESAARVESAGIEKIRIRSVLTCEAKYGVCAKCYGRDLATGKIVELGTAVGVIAAQSIGEPGTQLTMRTFHIGGTASRIIEQSFIKSRSKGVVKYHNLRIVQQESGDIIALNRNGQVSINDESGRELEKYMVPSGSTLTVKDGQEIDKGVIFIRWDPYTSPILIEVSGKVRYEDIVEEVTMVEELDEATGRTGRVIIEHKGEYHPQIVIENEKKEVAAIYPIPAGAHIVCQDGGNVKAGELIAKTPRQVSKTKDITGGLPRVAELFEARKPKDPAMISEIDGIVEFAAAKKGQRRIIVKASSGMTKEYIIPHGKHLNVYRGDRVSTGDQLVDGPINPQDILKVSGEKRLQEYLVNEVQEVYRLQGVKINDKHIETIVKQMLKKVKIEDSGDTEFLVDMQVDKRIFQEENAKITKKKGKPASAAPILLGITKASLSTESFISAASFQETTKVLTEAAVSGRIDELRGLKENVIMGHLIPAGTGFKAHRNIEMVKIGGEKEKESNKQQEKKDKE
- the rpsG gene encoding 30S ribosomal protein S7; this translates as MRRRRAEKRDVLPDPKYNSKLITRFVNVVMEQGKKAVAERIVYNALDVVSKKADNTNSLELLQTAIDNVRPLLEIKPRRVGGATYQVPIEVKSDRGTSIAMRWLRDFARQKKGRPMEEKLADEIMEAFKKQGSAMKKRDDMHRMAEANKAFAHYRW
- the fusA gene encoding elongation factor G — protein: MIREIPLQKLRNIGVIAHIDAGKTTTTERMLYYAGRLYKIGEVHEGTATMDWMEQEQERGITITSAATSCNWKDCRINVIDTPGHVDFTAEVERSLKVLDGAVVIFCGVGGVQPQTETVWRQADKYKVPRIAFINKMDRVGADFAKVTKQMEDMLAANAFPIQLPIGSEDNFKGIIDLIGMKAYMFKEDRVDDNFEEDEIPADKMEEVKIYRHDLIEKLAEHDEKMMDKYIHNQEITEPEIRAVLRKAVVKDMFVPILCGAAFKNKGVQMLLDAVCECLPSPLDILPIKGVSPDSDEDIFRKTDDDEPFCALCFKIATDPYVGRITYIRIYSGTVQKSSYVYNISRDRKERLSKIVRMHANKQEIVDEAGAGDIVGVVGLKNARTGDTLCEQDYPVILEKMHFPEPVVSMAIEPSTKVAQDKLGLALNKLQEEDPTFRVRYNNETGQTLISGMGELHLEIIIDRLFREFKVEAKTGVPQVAYKEMPTQEVRSVGKFIQQSGGRGQYGHAVIIMKPGEPGTGIEFKNKIVGGAIPREYIPAVKNGIEMASKTGVLASYPVIDTEVNLIDGSFHEVDSSEIAFKMAGSIAFTDGLKKARCKLMEPIMNLEVIFPENYMGDVIGDLNSRRCKIREIEQKANVKAVKGDVPLAEMFGYATAIRSLTQGRASYTMEPSHYAEVPKNIAEKIVSK